A genomic segment from Bombus affinis isolate iyBomAffi1 chromosome 13, iyBomAffi1.2, whole genome shotgun sequence encodes:
- the LOC126923411 gene encoding neurotactin isoform X1, translating to MSQEDQEKSMDKKEIAEEEREKMLNAENTKHTVASTAPDAESEDQKPKKKIPIGGIKMPGFCRTKSKELCKEDDCKPTEIGEGDSTEKTVKESDQNVSSEKTSTPNKDAKEKESRKRILDTIKLPLVSVFPRKKNKEGEVELGITGAAGLASVETLDDVVTEKNPISNEDGMETVRLDGDAPDGIESPKQHFLVACISAARRNLFALVTTLCILVSVVIIICIACIGPRKNVSQLIKDGSFVKAVTSCGPVQGVSEDGAFAFRGIPYAIPPLENRRWQPAEPLRKIEYCWTNTYQAHNSSKLCWQREASGRIIGSEDCLYLDVFTPEVRYDSPLSVVVMIGAETLSGGSPGVMQPSAKLARVRDMVFVRPNFRLGIFGFLAADQLSRTSHPLTSGNYGLSDIIAALQWVHLNIEHFGGNKSAVTLWGHRAGGTLVTTLVGIRRTRDLFQRVWISSGSAIFPGRELEVSETLNELFLNSTRCNDAACLRSKSAEEIMDSVPETWHLGNVGLPETREATTRDRRHEWLVLDRAILQEPVGQIWARDEFSVKIVMGTTAHAGVPLKYLTSNATLNSTQVEKIVKESLLGTSGLADEALRRYNATLKGLLSMISDVRVVCPLLTVARMKTNIPFYVATQPRGHIADPDCDAAAILGSYAARTPAEKRHVSAMQQLFNHYVWHGEVAQADANGVKRVLIVGQDTLPDRDYPNCDFWIAKDIVPSYGRVD from the exons ATGAGTCAAGAAGATCAAGAGAAAAGCATGGATAAGAAAGAAATtgcagaggaagagagagagaaaatgtTAAACGCCGAGAACACGAAACATACGGTGGCATCGACCGCTCCAGACGCGGAATCCGAAGACCAGAAACCTAAGAAGAAAATTCCAATTGGCGGTATTAAGATGCCCGGCTTCTGTCGTACAAAGAGCAAGGAGTTGTGTAAA GAGGATGATTGTAAGCCTACTGAAATTGGAGAAGGCGATTCAACGGAAAAAACTGTTAAAGAAAGTGATCAAAATGTATCATCAGAGAAAACAAGCACACCGAATAAAGACGCAAAGGAAAAGGAAAGCCGCAAGAGAATTCTCGACACCATAAAGTTACCCTTAGTCTCTGTTTTTCctagaaaaaaaaataag GAAGGTGAAGTGGAATTGGGAATTACTGGAGCTGCTGGATTGGCGAGTGTTGAAACTCTTGACGATGTTGTGACGGAGAAAAATCCTATCAGTAACGAAGATGGTATGGAAACTGTTCGACTCGATGGAGATGCTCCAGACGGAATTGAATCTCCTAAACAACATTTTCTTGTAGCTTGTATATCCGCTGCAAGGAGAAATTTATTTGCGCTAG tgACAACATTGTGTATCCTGGTATCAGTCGTGATTATCATCTGTATCGCTTGCATCGGTCCGAGAAAGAATGTTTCACAGTTGATAAAGGATGGGAGCTTTGTCAAAGCAGTAACTTCTTGCGGACCTGTGCAAGGTGTGTCAGAAGATGGTGCATTCGCATTTCGTGGGATCCCATATGCAATCCCACCATTAGAAAATCGTCGTTGGCAACCTGCGGAACCCCTAAGAAAAATTGAATACTGCTGGACGAATACGTATCAAGCACACAATTCCTCGAAACTTTGTTGGCAACGGGAGGCTTCAGGAAGGATTATCGGAAGCGAAGATTGCTTATATTTAGATGTTTTCACGCCTGAAGTCAGATATGATTCACCTTTATCGGTGGTCGTTATGATTGGTGCTGAAACCCTCAGTGGTGGTTCTCCAGGTGTAATGCAGCCTTCTGCAAAACTTGCTCGTGTCCGTGATATGGTGTTTGTTAGACCTAACTTCCG GTTAGGAATCTTCGGCTTTTTAGCTGCAGATCAACTTTCAAGAACATCGCATCCTCTCACATCCGGAAATTACGGGTTGTCGGATATCATAGCAGCGCTTCAGTGGGTTCATCTTAACATTGAACATTTCGGGGGAAATAAATCGGCCGTAACTTTATGGGGTCATCGGGCAGGAGGAACGCTTGTCACAACTTTAGTTGGCATTCGGCGAACAAGGGATCTTTTCCAGCGAGTGTGGATTTCCAGCGGTAGTGCAATATTTCCCGGAAGAGAATTAGAAGTTTCTGAAACACTTAACGAACTATTTTTAAATTCTACAAGATGTAATGACGCCGCTTGTTTGCGAAGCAAAAGTGCCGAGGAGATAATGGATTCAGTTCCTGAGACATGGCATTTAGGAAACGTTGGTCTGCCTGAAACCAGAGAAGCGACAACAAGAGATAGGAGACATGAATGGTTGGTGCTCGATCGTGCCATTCTTCAGGAACCTGTAGGTCAAATTTGGGCAAGGGATGAATTTTCGGTGAAAATTGTAATGGGCACTACTGCTCATGCTGGAGTCCCTCTTAAGTATCTCACTTCCAACGCTACTCTCAATTCCACACAAGTAGAGAAAATTGTAAAGGAGTCTTTATTAGGAACATCTGGTTTAGCGGACGAAGCTCTCAG acgttataacgcaacattaaAAGGTTTACTAAGCATGATCTCGGACGTTCGTGTGGTATGTCCATTGCTGACAGTTGCCAGAATGAAGACCAATATTCCATTCTACGTAGCGACGCAGCCACGGGGTCATATTGCAGATCCTGATTGTGATGCTGCAGCGATACTCGGATCATATGCTGCTCGTACTCCTGCTGAAAAAAGACACGTATCTGCTATGCAGCAGCTTTTCAATCACTATGTTTGGCACGGCGAGGTAGCTCAGGCAGATGCTAATGGCGTAAAACGAGTCTTAATTGTTGGACAAGATACGCTTCCTGATCGTGACTATCCTAATTGCGACTTCTGGATAGCAAAAGACATAGTTCCATCTTATGGTCGAGTCGATTga
- the LOC126923411 gene encoding neurotactin isoform X2, translating to MSQEDQEKSMDKKEIAEEEREKMLNAENTKHTVASTAPDAESEDQKPKKKIPIGGIKMPGFCRTKSKELCKEGEVELGITGAAGLASVETLDDVVTEKNPISNEDGMETVRLDGDAPDGIESPKQHFLVACISAARRNLFALVTTLCILVSVVIIICIACIGPRKNVSQLIKDGSFVKAVTSCGPVQGVSEDGAFAFRGIPYAIPPLENRRWQPAEPLRKIEYCWTNTYQAHNSSKLCWQREASGRIIGSEDCLYLDVFTPEVRYDSPLSVVVMIGAETLSGGSPGVMQPSAKLARVRDMVFVRPNFRLGIFGFLAADQLSRTSHPLTSGNYGLSDIIAALQWVHLNIEHFGGNKSAVTLWGHRAGGTLVTTLVGIRRTRDLFQRVWISSGSAIFPGRELEVSETLNELFLNSTRCNDAACLRSKSAEEIMDSVPETWHLGNVGLPETREATTRDRRHEWLVLDRAILQEPVGQIWARDEFSVKIVMGTTAHAGVPLKYLTSNATLNSTQVEKIVKESLLGTSGLADEALRRYNATLKGLLSMISDVRVVCPLLTVARMKTNIPFYVATQPRGHIADPDCDAAAILGSYAARTPAEKRHVSAMQQLFNHYVWHGEVAQADANGVKRVLIVGQDTLPDRDYPNCDFWIAKDIVPSYGRVD from the exons ATGAGTCAAGAAGATCAAGAGAAAAGCATGGATAAGAAAGAAATtgcagaggaagagagagagaaaatgtTAAACGCCGAGAACACGAAACATACGGTGGCATCGACCGCTCCAGACGCGGAATCCGAAGACCAGAAACCTAAGAAGAAAATTCCAATTGGCGGTATTAAGATGCCCGGCTTCTGTCGTACAAAGAGCAAGGAGTTGTGTAAA GAAGGTGAAGTGGAATTGGGAATTACTGGAGCTGCTGGATTGGCGAGTGTTGAAACTCTTGACGATGTTGTGACGGAGAAAAATCCTATCAGTAACGAAGATGGTATGGAAACTGTTCGACTCGATGGAGATGCTCCAGACGGAATTGAATCTCCTAAACAACATTTTCTTGTAGCTTGTATATCCGCTGCAAGGAGAAATTTATTTGCGCTAG tgACAACATTGTGTATCCTGGTATCAGTCGTGATTATCATCTGTATCGCTTGCATCGGTCCGAGAAAGAATGTTTCACAGTTGATAAAGGATGGGAGCTTTGTCAAAGCAGTAACTTCTTGCGGACCTGTGCAAGGTGTGTCAGAAGATGGTGCATTCGCATTTCGTGGGATCCCATATGCAATCCCACCATTAGAAAATCGTCGTTGGCAACCTGCGGAACCCCTAAGAAAAATTGAATACTGCTGGACGAATACGTATCAAGCACACAATTCCTCGAAACTTTGTTGGCAACGGGAGGCTTCAGGAAGGATTATCGGAAGCGAAGATTGCTTATATTTAGATGTTTTCACGCCTGAAGTCAGATATGATTCACCTTTATCGGTGGTCGTTATGATTGGTGCTGAAACCCTCAGTGGTGGTTCTCCAGGTGTAATGCAGCCTTCTGCAAAACTTGCTCGTGTCCGTGATATGGTGTTTGTTAGACCTAACTTCCG GTTAGGAATCTTCGGCTTTTTAGCTGCAGATCAACTTTCAAGAACATCGCATCCTCTCACATCCGGAAATTACGGGTTGTCGGATATCATAGCAGCGCTTCAGTGGGTTCATCTTAACATTGAACATTTCGGGGGAAATAAATCGGCCGTAACTTTATGGGGTCATCGGGCAGGAGGAACGCTTGTCACAACTTTAGTTGGCATTCGGCGAACAAGGGATCTTTTCCAGCGAGTGTGGATTTCCAGCGGTAGTGCAATATTTCCCGGAAGAGAATTAGAAGTTTCTGAAACACTTAACGAACTATTTTTAAATTCTACAAGATGTAATGACGCCGCTTGTTTGCGAAGCAAAAGTGCCGAGGAGATAATGGATTCAGTTCCTGAGACATGGCATTTAGGAAACGTTGGTCTGCCTGAAACCAGAGAAGCGACAACAAGAGATAGGAGACATGAATGGTTGGTGCTCGATCGTGCCATTCTTCAGGAACCTGTAGGTCAAATTTGGGCAAGGGATGAATTTTCGGTGAAAATTGTAATGGGCACTACTGCTCATGCTGGAGTCCCTCTTAAGTATCTCACTTCCAACGCTACTCTCAATTCCACACAAGTAGAGAAAATTGTAAAGGAGTCTTTATTAGGAACATCTGGTTTAGCGGACGAAGCTCTCAG acgttataacgcaacattaaAAGGTTTACTAAGCATGATCTCGGACGTTCGTGTGGTATGTCCATTGCTGACAGTTGCCAGAATGAAGACCAATATTCCATTCTACGTAGCGACGCAGCCACGGGGTCATATTGCAGATCCTGATTGTGATGCTGCAGCGATACTCGGATCATATGCTGCTCGTACTCCTGCTGAAAAAAGACACGTATCTGCTATGCAGCAGCTTTTCAATCACTATGTTTGGCACGGCGAGGTAGCTCAGGCAGATGCTAATGGCGTAAAACGAGTCTTAATTGTTGGACAAGATACGCTTCCTGATCGTGACTATCCTAATTGCGACTTCTGGATAGCAAAAGACATAGTTCCATCTTATGGTCGAGTCGATTga